The Micromonospora siamensis genome contains the following window.
GCGCGGCCGGCAGGCCCAGGGCGCGCAGGGCGTCGGCCAGCGCGGCACCCTCCGGCCCGGCGGAGGCGGTCGGCGGCCGGTAACCGGCGCCGACCGGGCGGCAGCCGGTGTCGGCGGTGAGCAGCACCCGGCCGGGGCCGGCCGGACGCCCCCGCACGGCGACGAACCCGCCCGCGTCGCCCCACAGCCGGGCTCCTTCGCCGGTGACCCGGACCCCGGCCCGCCAGTCGCCCGGCAGCCGGGCCGCGACCCGTTCCAGCAGCCCGCGTACGTCGTCCCCGGCGAACTCGACGGCGACCGCGCGTTCCAGCGCGGCGCCGTCCTCCATCGGGGTGATCCGACAGCCGGGGGTGACCCGGGCCGGGGCCAGCGCCACCGCGCCCGCGTCACCCACCGCGGCCAGCAGCTCGCCGACCGCCCGGTCGACCACCGGGCCGGCCTGGGCCAGGTCCCGCTGCTCGCGGACGGTGGGCGGGTCGTCCCGCACCGACACCCAGACGAGCACGCCCAGCAGCACGGCCCAGACGACGGTCAACGCCGGCAGCCAGCGCGCCCACCCCCGGGTCGGCCCCGGCGGCTCGCCCGGACCACTCGGCGGGGCCCACCCCGTGGAGACAGCACCGCTCACCCGCTCATCGTGTCACGCGCCCGCCGGGCAAACGGTCGGGGCCGGTCACCCCCGTCCAGGGGTGACCGGCCCCGGGCCGATCAGGGTGTCGGTCAGGCCGCGACGGTCACGGCGACCTGGTTGATGCCGCGCTCGGCGGTCACCGCGGTGTCGCCGTTGCCGAGCCGGGACAGCGCCCGCAGCGTCCAGGCGCCGGGGGCGGCGAAGAAGCGGAACTGGCCGGCCGGGGAGGTCACCACCTCCGCGGTGAACTCACCGGTCGAGTCGAGCAGCCGGACGTACGCGCCGGGCACGGCCTCGCCGGAGGCGGCCTGCACGACACCGGTGATGACGGTTTCCTTCTCCAGGTCCAGGCTGGCCGGCAGCGGGGCGGCCTGGTCGGGTGCGGCGCACCCGGCAGCGGTCGGAGCAGTCATGATCAGGCCTCCCCGGGCTCGTCGCCGAGCGCCACCGGCACGCCGACCAGCGAGCCGTACTCGGTCCAGGATCCGTCGTAGTTCTTCACGTTGCGGTGCCCGAGCAGCTCCTGGAGCACGAACCAGGTGTGCGAGGAGCGCTCGCCGATCCGGCAGTACGCGATGGTCTCCTTGCCGTCGTCCAGGCCGGCCGCCGCGTAGATCTTGCGCAGCTCGTCGTCGGACTTGAAGGTGCCGTCCTCGTTGGCCGCCTTGGACCACGGGACGCTGATCGCGGTCGGCACGTGGCCGGCCCGCTGCGCCTGCTCCTGCGGCAGGTGGGCGGGGGCGAGCAGGCGGCCCGCGTACTCGTCGGGGCTGCGCACGTCGACCAGGTTCCTGGTGCCGATGGCGTCCACCACCTCGTCGCGGAACGCCCGGATCGAGGTGTCCGGCTCCTGCGCGACGTACTGCGTGCGCGGGCGCTCCACCTTGTCGGTGACCAGCGGGCGGGCGTCCAGCTCCCACTTCTTGCGACCGCCGTCGAGCAGCTTGACGTCGCGGTGGCCGTAGAGCTTGAAGTACCAGTACGCGTACGCGGCGAACCAGTTGTTGTTGCCGCCGTAGAGGATCACGGCGTCGTCGTTGGCGATGCCCCGCTCGGACAGCAGCGCCTCGAACTGGGCCTTGTTCACGAAGTCCCGGCGGATCGGGTCCTGGAGGTCGGTCTTCCAGTCGAGCTTGATCGCACCGGCGATGTGGCCGGTGTCGTACGCCGAGGTGTCCTCGTCGACCTCGACGAAGACGACGCCCGGGGCGTCGAGGTTCTTCTCGGCCCATTCGGCCGAGACGAGTGCGGTGTCGCGACTCATCTGATCACTCCCTGGTGAGGATGGACGGTGAGTCGGCGCGTGCGGTTCGAGATGGTGATGTCGCACCACGCGCGCGACCCAATGGAGGTTGGGATCACGGGTTTGTGCGACGGCGCCGCTGCCGGGCGTTTCGGAGGGATAGCTCCGGGAGGGTGAGGACCCCTGGTGCCGGATGGCCGCTGTGCGGCCGGAGACAGCCCCGCCGTCAGATGACGGAGCGACACAGGCAGGCGGCCACGCGGCACAGGTCGACCGCGCGCCGTTTGGTGAGGTACGTCCCCATGGCCAGGGAGACTACCAGCCGTACCGGCCGCTGCCATCCCACCGACCAGCATCCGGGACGCGGACGCGCCCGCGACCAGGGGTCGCGGGCGCGGGCGGCGTCGGGGTCAGCTGATCGAGTTGATCGGCACGTTCGTCGCGTCGGCGGTCACCGCGAGCCCGTCCGGCGTCGGCCGGACCTCCCGCACCGCCAGCTGGAACGGCAGCTCGGGCAGGGGCACGTCGACGGAGATGCCCTTGGCGTAGTTGCTGAGCAGCGTCCGGGCCAGCGGCAACGCCGGCAGCCCCTCGGCGTCCAGGTCGTTGAACTTCAACGCCACCTTGCCCTCCTCGCTGACCGTCACGTCGGCGGTGCCGTTGACGGTCAGCTGCGCGCCGAGGATGTCCACCGGCGCGGTCACGGCGAGCCGCCCGTTCTGCTCGCCGAGCTTGAGCCCCGGCCGGTCGAGCAGCTTGGCCAGGCTGTCGTAGCTGATCGTGCCGCTGCCGTGGACCCGGTCGGCGACCACGTCGCCCCGGCCGGAGCGGATGGTGTCCAGCGAGGCGCGGACGTCCCGGGCGTCCACGTCGAGCTTCGGCAGGCTGACCGCGTCACCCTGCACGGAGCCCTGCACGTCGCGCAGCGCGATGGAGATGTGCTCGTACTTCCCCTCGGCCACCTGGGTGAGGAAGGGGAAGCCGGCGACGTCGACCTTCGGGGTCGACGACCGGGCGTTCTGCTTTGCCAGCTCGTCGCTGACCTGCTTGGCGATCGCCCGCTCGGCCACCCCGACGCCGATCCGGTCGGCGGCGACCAGCAGGCCGGCCACCACCAGGAGCAGGACGAAGAGCGAGACGAGCACCTTGCGACCGCGGCGCCGGGGCCGCTCCTCGTACGCCGGTTGGGCCTCCGCCACGCCGCCTCCTGACTCCGGGCGCCGCGTCGCGACGCTCCACCATCCGATACCCGCCCCGGCGGGCGCCGGCCGCGTCGGCCGGGGCCGTGGACGCGGCGGTGCCCCTCGATTACCCGGTGCGAAATGAACTCAACCGTTGCGTCAGAGGAAGAGCGTGCACATCGCGTACGCGGCCGGCGCGGCCAGGGCGAAACCGCCGAGCGGGCCCTGCAGGTGCCGGGCGATCCACATGGTGGGCGGCTCACCGGCCATCAGCCGGCCGGCCTCGGCGTATCCGACGGCCAGGTCGGCGAGGACCGCGGTGCCCGCGGTGACCAGGCCGATCAGCGCGCCGCTGGTCGGGGTGAAGCCGACCAGGTAGCTGCCGAGCACCGCGCTGACCAGGGTGCCCAGCATCGCGCCGACCACCACGCCGGCCGCTCCGCGGGGCACCTGGGGGGCGAGTCGCGGCCGGGGCACCACGGCGTCGGTGAGCCGGGCGACGGTGAGGGCGACCCCGGTGGCGGTGAGGCAGACGGTGATCGCCTGCGTACCGGCGGGGATCCGGCTCAGCACGATCAGGGTGGCGAAGGCCACCACGCCGACCACGATCAGCAGGGTGGCGCCGAGCGACTCGGTGACCCGGGCCCGGTCCACCCGGCGGACCAGTTGGCCGAGTACGCCGAGCAGGAGGCCACCGGCGGCGACGTAGCCGAGCGGGGCCAGGGCGGCGATCTCCGATCGTACGGCGGCGGCGTCGGCGGCGACCGCGACGCCCGCGCTGACCAGCGCGACCATCGCCAGCGCGGGGGGCCGCATGGCCATCGTCCAGGCGAGCACGTAGAGCAGCTGGACGCCGAGGATGATGCCGGCGAAGGGCAGCCGGTGCCCCGGTCCGGCGGTCTGCGCGCCGAGCACCAGGCCGACGCCGAGCAGCGCGGCGAAGCCGGCGACGGTCAGCGCGAGCGGCCGGTGGACCGGCACCGGCGGGACGATCTCCTCCTCCGGCTCGACGGTCTCGTCGTCGGGGCGCCGGGCCGGCTCCCCTCCGCGCCGGGCCCGGCGTGGGCCGCGCTTGCGCTGCTCGCCGGTCTCCTCGACCGCCGGCCCGGTGCGCGGACCCGGCGGGTAGCCAGCGGGCGGACCGGCCGGCGCCGGTCGGGGACCGTCGGCCCACGGGTCGCGGCCGGTCTCGGGCGAGGTGGAGGGATACACGACCCGATCGTGCCAGACCGGGCGGCGTCGGCGGAGGTCACGGTTTCGGCAACGTTAAAACCTGGGCCGCCATGAAGGGCATCTCGGGCAAAGGGTAAAGACCGTCGAGGGGCCGTCCGGGGGATCAGTTAGGCTCAACGCGTTACATCGCCCGTCAGCGACGCCGGGGCCCACGAAAGTTCTCAGCGGGCGCCCTTCGGGTGCCGCTGGTCGCGCGCGGCCCAGGGCCGCCGGGACGGAGGTGATCGTGTGGAGCTCCTGCTGCTGGTGACCGCACGCGCAGGCGAACCATCCGCGGTGCTGCCGGCACTGGACCTGCTGCCGCACCCGGTTCGTACCGCGCCCCGTGACGTCCGCACCCTGGTCTCCGGTCCGAGCCCGGACGCCGTCCTGGTGGACGCCCGTTCCGAGCTGAGCGAGGCCCGCGCCACCTGCCGGATGCTGCACGCCACCGGGCTCGGGGTGCCCCTGGTCGCGGTGGTCACCGAGGCCGGGCTGATCGCGCTCAACGCGGACTGGGGCGTCGACGACGTCATCCTGGCCGGGGCGGGTCCCGCCGAGGTGGAGGCCCGACTGCGGCTGGCGGTGGGCCGGCTCAGCAACGCCACGGCCGGGGCCGGCGGCTCCGTCCGGGCCGGCGAGCTGATGATCGACCCCGACACGTACGCGGCGAAGCTGAAGGGCCGGCCGCTCGACCTGACGTACAAGGAGTTCGAGCTGCTGAAGTTCCTGGCCCAGCACCCGGGCCGGGTCTTCACCCGGGACCAGTTGCTCCGCGAGGTGTGGGGCTACGACTACTTCGGCGGCACCCGGACGGTAGACGTGCACGTGCGGCGGCTGCGGGCGAAGCTCGGCTCGGAGTACGAGTCGATGATCGGCACCGTGCGGCAGGTGGGGTACAAGTTCGTCGTACCGCCGTCGCGGTCGCTGCCGGACGCGGAGCCGGCACCCATCCCGGTCTGACCGATCTGCCAGTCATTTCCCATAAGACCGTTTTGCTAGTTCCGTTCGTCTTATTCTGACTGCCGGGTTCGGCGGTGAGGGGGCGGACGGTGCGCGCGGTGACCACGGGGACGACGGCGGGGGCGCTCCGCCCACCCACGGGACGGGCGCGCTGATGCCGGCGCCGACGACGGGCCGCGTGGTGGCGGTGGTCACCCTGGTCGCCGTGGCGCTGCTCGGCTCGGCCTACGCGCTCGGCCGCAGCCTGGTGCCCGATCCACCCCGCCGGGACAGCGGGGTGGCCACCGCCGTCGACGGGTCCCATTACGCCGATCAGCCGCCGGAGCCGAGCGCCGACGACCGCTGGAAGCGGACCTCGGACGGCCCCGGCCTGCCGCAGGCCACCCAGGACGAGGCGCCGACCGCGGAGCCACCGGCCGCCGACGGCGACGGCCCGTTCGGCAGCCGGATCGGCACCGGCTCCACCCAGGTGGCGCTCACCTTCGACGACGGCCCGGACCCACAGTGGACCCCGCAGGTGCTGGAACTGCTGCGGGCGTACCACGTCCGGGCGACGTTCTGCCTGGTCGGGCAGAACGCGCAGGACCACCCCGACCTGGTGCAGCAGATCGTCGCCGACGGGCACACCCTGTGCAACCACAGCTGGAGCCACGACGTCCAGCTCGGCAGGCGGTCGGCGGACCGGATCCGGGACGACCTCCAACGCACCAGCGACGCCATCCATGCGGCGGTGCCCGACGCCCGGATCGCCTACTTCCGCCAACCCGGCGGCAACTGGACCTACCCCGTGGTGTCCGTCTGCCAGGAGCTGGGCCTGACCCCGCTGCACTGGTCGGTCGACCCCTCGGACTGGCAGGCCCCGGGCAGCATGAAGATCATCAACTCGGTGCTGACCGGGACCGGTCCCGGCTCGATCGTGCTCATGCACGACGCCGGGGGTGACCGCCGGGGCACCGTCGAGGCGCTCTACACCCTGCTGCCCGAGCTGATGAACCGATACGGACTGGAACCCCTGCCCACCGGGACGACATGAGGCGCCGACGTCGGCCGGGGCGACTACGGTGACGGGGTGAGCAACGCCGAGCCGACCGCGGACGAGGTGACCCGGGCCGACCGACTGGCCCCCGACGAGGTGACCGAGGTGCTCGCCCTGGCGCGCGCCGCCGGCGACACCGACGGCGCCGACCCGTTCGACGAGCACACCCTGCTGCGACTGCGCGACCCACGGGCCGCGGCGGTGCACCTCGCCGCCCGGGCCGCCGACGGCACCCTCAGCGGGTACGCGCACCTGGACACCACCGACCCGGGCGGGGTCGGCGTCGAGCTGGCGGTGCACCCGGCGTACCGGCGGCGGGGCACCGGCCGGGCGCTGGCCCGGGGCGTGCTCGCGGCGGCCACCGGGCCGCTGCGCGCCTGGGCCCACGGCGACCACCCGTCCGCCGCCGCACTCGCGGTCGACCTGGGCTTCGGCCGGGCCCGGGTGCTGTGGCAGCTGCGCCGCCCGCTCACCGCGCCGCTCGACGAGCCCCGCCTGCCCGAGGGCGTCACGCTGCGGGCCTTCCGCCCCGGCGCCGACGACGACGCCTGGCTGGCGCTCAACGCCCGGGCCTTCGCCGAGCACCCCGAGCAGGGCCGGTGGACCGCCGAGGACCTGCGGGTCCGGCTGGCCGAGCCGTGGTTCGACCCGGAGGGCTTCCTGCTGGCCGTCGAGTCGGGCTCCGGCCGGCTGGTCGGCTTCCACTGGACCAAGGTGCACGAGCGCGCCGGCTCGGCCCGGATCGGCGAGGTGTACGTGCTGGGCGTGGACCCGGCCACCCACCGCGGCGGGCTGGGTCGAGGGCTGACCACCGCCGGCCTGGCGTACCTGCGGGACCGGCGGGCCCTGGACCGGGTGATGCTCTACGTCGACGAGTCGAACACCGCGGCCGTGGCGCTGTACGAGCGGCTCGGCTTCGCCCGCTGGTCCGCCCACGTCAACTACCACCTGGGCTGAGCCCCACGGCTCATCCGACGCGGTAACGGCGCCGTCACGGCGGGGTGTAGAGCCGATAACGGCCACCCGGACATGTGCGACATAAACGGATAGTGCGGCTGTCGTTCATCCAAACGACAGCCGGTCATCAGCTGACGGCCACCGTCGCTGCCGAGCTTGTTCATTCTCCGTTAACTTCCGGCCGAGGAGCCGTCCACCTGGCCCTCCTACCTTTCCCTTCAGCCGGTCGACGCGCCGGCAACCCGGGCCCCCTCCGGGTGACCTGATCAAAGACGTGAAGGGAAACCCCTCAGGTGAAGCTCCAGCGGCACGGCACCATCGCCTGCCTCGCTCTTGCTGCGGTGCTCGGTCTCAGTGCTTGCGGCTCGGACAACAACGAGCCGGCCAGCCCCTCGGCCTCCGGCTCCGCCGGTGCCACCGGCACGGAAGACTGTGGCACGGGGACCATCAACGCCCAGGGCTCGTCCGCTCAGAAGAACGCGATGAGCGAGTGGATCAAGGCATACCAGCAGAAGTGCTCGGGCCTGACCATCAACTACGAGCCGACCGGCTCCGGCGCGGGCATCGAGGCGTTCATCGCCGGCACCGCCGACTTCGCCGGCTCGGACTCCGCCCTCAAGCCGGAGGAGAAGCCGAAGGCGGACGCCCGCTGCGCCGGGGGCCAGGCCGTCGACCTGCCGATGGTGACCGGCCCGATCGCCGTGGCCTACAACCTCGACGGCGTGGACGGACTGCAGCTCAAGCCGGCCACCATCGCCAAGATCTTCGCCGGGAAGATCACCAAGTGGGACGACCCGGCGATCAAGGCCGACAACGCCGACGCCAAGCTGCCGTCCACCACGATCAGCACGGTGCACCGCAACGACTCCTCGGGCACCACCGACAACTTCACCAACTTCCTCTCCAAGACCGCCGAGGCCGACTGGACCTTCGGCAAGGCCAAGGAGTGGAAGGCCCCGGGCGGCACCGGCCAGAAGGGCTCGGACGGCGTCACCAACTTCGTCAAGAGCACCCCGGGCGCCATCACCTACACCGAGTGGTCCTTCGCCGAGAACGCCGGCGTGGGCATCGCGAAGATCCAGAACGGTGCCGGTGAGTTCGCCGAGCTGACCGCCGAAAACGCCGGCAAGGCCGTCGCGGGCGCCAAGGTCACCGGCCAGGGCACCGACCTCGCGCTGTCGATCGACTACATGACCAAGGAGCCGGGTGCCTACCCGCTGATCCTGGTCACCTACGAGGTCGTCTGCGACAAGGGCCTGGCCGCCGACAAGCTGAAGGCGATCAAGGGCTTCCTGACCTACACCTCCAGCACCGAGGGCCAGCAGGAGTTGACCGAGCTGGGCTACGCCCCGCTGCCGGACTCGGTCCGCACCAAGGTGGCCGACGTCGTCAGCAACATGTCCTGAGTGACTGACCTTTCCTACCCCTTGTAACGGAGCGAGCGAGCAGATGGGCGACATCCCACCCCGCTCGGCCGGCACCGGCACCGGCGGGCCGGGCGTGACGCAGAGTCACGCCCGGCCCGCCGGTTCGGCGCTTCCGGCCGACTTCTCCCCGGCAAACCGCGACCCGGGCAGGCCGATCGGCGGTGGCGGAGCGCTGCCCCGGCGGCGGAAGTTCGGTGCCGAGACCCTCTTCCGTCTGCTGACCATGGCCGCCGGTTCGATGGTGCTGATCATCATCGTGGCCATCGCGGTCTTCCTGGTCAGCAAGGCGGTGCCCGCGCTGCGCGCGAACACCGAGAACTTCTTCACCTACGAGGGTTGGTCCCCCAACGGCGCGGAGCCGAAGTTCGGCATCGGGGCACTGGCCTTCGGCACGGTGCTGTCGTCGGCTATCGCGCTGGTGATCGCCGTGCCGGTGGCACTGGGCATCGCGTTGTTCCTGACCCACTACGCACCACGGCGGCTGGGCACCGCCCTCGGCTTCCTGATCGACCTCCTGGCCGCCGTGCCCAGCGTGGTCTTCGGCCTGTGGGGGCGGGACTACTTCGTCGGCCCGGTCACCGACCTGTCGGTGTGGCTCAACAAGTACTTCGGCTGGATCCCGATCTTCGGCGGGGACGGACCGTTCGGCCGCTCGGTCCTGCTGGGCTCGCTGGTGCTGGCGATCATGGTGCTGCCGATCGTCACCTCGCTCTCCCGCGAGGTCTTCCTGCAGACCCCCACCGCCAACGAGGAGGCCGCACTCGCCCTCGGCTCCACGAAGTGGGAGATGATCCGTACCGCCGTGCTGCCGTACGGCCGCCCCGGCGTCATCGGCGCGGTGATGCTCGGCCTCGGCCGGGCGCTGGGTGAAACGATCGCCCTCGCGCTGACGCTGAGCTTCCTCTACGAGATCTCCTTCAACATCCTGGAGAACGGCGGCAACTCGATCGCCGCGAACATCGCGGTGAAGTTCGGCGAGGCCGATGCCACCGGGCGGGGCGCCCTCATCGCCTCCGGCCTGGTGCTCTTCGTCATCACGCTGATCGTCAACATGACCGCGCGGGCCATCATCTACCGCCGCCGCGAGTTCACGGAGTCCGCCGCATGAGCACCCTCACGTCGCACCGCCCCCGGCCGCCGGCGCAGCCGGTCACGCTGCGCGCCCGCCGGCTTCCCCTGATCGCGCTGCTCGGCATCGCCCTCGGCGCGCTGGCCCTGTCGGCCGCCGTCGTCTACGGCGCCGAGATCGGCGGCGCCTTCCTGGTGATCGTGGTCGGCCTGCTGCTCTACCTCGTCGGCGTCTACATCGCCAGCGCGAGGGTGGAGGGCCCCCGTCAGGCGCGCAACCGGACCTGGAGCTCCCTGATCCACTCGGCGTTCGTGCTCGCCGCGCTGCCGCTGCTGTCGGTGGTCTGGACGCTGCTCAGCAAGGGCACCGAGCGTCTGGACGGCAACTTCTTTCAGACCTCGATGAACAACATCGGGCCGCGCGACGCCGAGGGCGGTGCCTACCACGCCATCGTCGGCACGCTGGAGCAGGTCGGCATCGCGACCCTGATCACCGTGCCGCTGGGCGTCCTCTGCGCCATCTACTTGGTCGAGTACGGCCGCGGCCGGTTCGCCTTCTGGATCCGGTTCTTCGTCGACGTGATGACGGGAATCCCCTCGATCGTCTCCGGCCTGTTCGTGCTCGCCTTCTGGGTGCTGATCGTCTCGCCGTACCTGACCGCCACCGGCCGGCCCGGCTACTCCGGCTTCGCCGCCGCCCTGGCGCTCAGTGTGCTGATGCTGCCGCTGGTGGTCCGCTCGACCGAGGAGATGCTCCGGTTGGTGCCGGCACCGCTGCGCGAAGGCTCGTACGCCCTCGGCGTACCCAAGTGGAAGACGATCCTCCGGGTGGTCATCCCCACCGCGCTGCCCGGCATCGTCACCGGCGTGATGCTCGCCATCGCCCGCGCGGCGGGCGAGACCGCGCCGGTGCTGCTGGTCGCCGGTGGCACCGCCGCCATCAACTTCAACCCCTTCGAGAACAACCAGTCCTCGCTGGCGCTCTTCGTCTACCAGCAGGCCGGTGACGCGTCCAAGTACTCCCCGGCCCGGGCCTGGACCGCCGCGCTCACCCTGGTCGCTCTCGTCCTGATCCTGACGATCGCGGCGAAGCTGCTCGCCCGCCGCAACCGGCTGAGCCGATGATCACCGGAGGTACCACCACCATGGCCAAGCGCGTCGAAGCCTCGAACGTCACCGCGTACTACGGCAACTTCAAGGCGATCGAGGACATCAACCTGACCGTCGAACCGAAGACGGTCACCGCCCTGATCGGCCCGTCGGGATGCGGCAAGTCCACCTTCCTGCGGTCGATCAACCGGATGCACGAGGTGCTGCCCGGCGCCCGGGTCGAGGGCACCCTGACCGTCGACGAGCAGAACATCTACGACCGGGACGTCGACGTCACCGCCGTCCGGCGGATGATCGGCATGGTCTTCCAGCGGCCGAACCCGTTCCCCACCATGAGCATCTTCGACAACGTGGTGGCCGGGCTGAAGCTCAACGGCGTGAAGCGCAAGTCGGTGCTGGAGGAGGCCGCCGAGAAGGCGCTCCGCTCGGCGAACCTCTGGGACGAGGTCAAGGACCGGCTCGGCAAGCCGGGCGCCGGCCTCTCCGGCGGTCAGCAGCAGCGGCTCTGCATCGCCCGGACCATCGCGGTCGAGCCGCAGGTGGTGCTGATGGACGAGCCCTGCTCGGCGCTGGACCCGATCTCCACGCTGGCGATCGAGGACCTGATGTTCCAGCTCAAGGACAAGTTCACGATCATCATCGTGACGCACAACATGCAGCAGGCCGCCCGGGTCTCGGACCGGACCGCCTTCTTCTCGATCGAGAAGACCGGCGACCCGGGCCGTCTGATCGAGTACGACAACACCCAGAAGATCTTCAGCAACCCGAGCGTGAAGAAGACCGAGGACTACATCACCGGCCGCTTCGGCTGAGCTGCCCCCGGCCGGTCACCGGCGCCCCGCCCCTGCCGGCGTGGGCGCCGGTGCCGTCTGCGCCGCCGGCTCAGTCCAGCAGGAAACGCGGGTCGTCGCCGTCCAGGCCGGCCAGGTGCGGGGTGATCGGCGTGGCCGCGTCCCGGGTGGCGGCCGTCCGGGCCACGCCGGGCAGGTCACCGGCGGCGAGCACCTCGGCCAGGTTGATCATCGTGGGCGGGAGCATGGTGATCTCGCCGGCCTCCGCCCGGGCCAGGGCGTCCGCCGGGCGGATCCACATGGTGTGGTCGGCCTCGCCGGAGACGTCCCGGGTCCGCTGCCCCGCCGGCAGCAGGGCCACGAAGAAGTACGTGTCGAAGCGGCGCGGCTCGAACTCCGGCGTGATCCACCGGCTCCACGGCAGCAGCAGGTCGGAGCGGAGCGTCAGCCCACGCGAGGCGAGCAGGTCCGCGAAGCCCACCCGGCGGGCCACCAGGTCCTGTCGGGCCGCCTCCCAGTCGTCCCCGCTGACGTCGCCCACCACCGTGTCCGCGTCCGGCCCGGCCAGCAGCACCCCGGCCTCCTCGAAGACCTCCCGGGCGGCGGCGCAGACCACCGCCTGGGCGGCGTCCGGCGACAGGCCCACCCGGTCACCCCAGGCGGCCGGGGCGGGCCCGGCCCAGTCCAGGTGGGTCTGCGAGTCCGACGGGTCGACACCCCCGCCGGGGAAGGCGTACACGCCGCCGAAGGCCATCGCGGCGACCCGGCGGATGACGTACACCTCGAAGTGGTCGCCGGCCGGGCGGAGCAGCAGCACGGTCGCCGCGACCCGGGGCACGGCCGGTGTCCCGCCCTCGGCG
Protein-coding sequences here:
- a CDS encoding DUF1416 domain-containing protein; the protein is MTAPTAAGCAAPDQAAPLPASLDLEKETVITGVVQAASGEAVPGAYVRLLDSTGEFTAEVVTSPAGQFRFFAAPGAWTLRALSRLGNGDTAVTAERGINQVAVTVAA
- a CDS encoding sulfurtransferase, whose translation is MSRDTALVSAEWAEKNLDAPGVVFVEVDEDTSAYDTGHIAGAIKLDWKTDLQDPIRRDFVNKAQFEALLSERGIANDDAVILYGGNNNWFAAYAYWYFKLYGHRDVKLLDGGRKKWELDARPLVTDKVERPRTQYVAQEPDTSIRAFRDEVVDAIGTRNLVDVRSPDEYAGRLLAPAHLPQEQAQRAGHVPTAISVPWSKAANEDGTFKSDDELRKIYAAAGLDDGKETIAYCRIGERSSHTWFVLQELLGHRNVKNYDGSWTEYGSLVGVPVALGDEPGEA
- the pstA gene encoding phosphate ABC transporter permease PstA — protein: MSTLTSHRPRPPAQPVTLRARRLPLIALLGIALGALALSAAVVYGAEIGGAFLVIVVGLLLYLVGVYIASARVEGPRQARNRTWSSLIHSAFVLAALPLLSVVWTLLSKGTERLDGNFFQTSMNNIGPRDAEGGAYHAIVGTLEQVGIATLITVPLGVLCAIYLVEYGRGRFAFWIRFFVDVMTGIPSIVSGLFVLAFWVLIVSPYLTATGRPGYSGFAAALALSVLMLPLVVRSTEEMLRLVPAPLREGSYALGVPKWKTILRVVIPTALPGIVTGVMLAIARAAGETAPVLLVAGGTAAINFNPFENNQSSLALFVYQQAGDASKYSPARAWTAALTLVALVLILTIAAKLLARRNRLSR
- the pstC gene encoding phosphate ABC transporter permease subunit PstC, with the protein product MGDIPPRSAGTGTGGPGVTQSHARPAGSALPADFSPANRDPGRPIGGGGALPRRRKFGAETLFRLLTMAAGSMVLIIIVAIAVFLVSKAVPALRANTENFFTYEGWSPNGAEPKFGIGALAFGTVLSSAIALVIAVPVALGIALFLTHYAPRRLGTALGFLIDLLAAVPSVVFGLWGRDYFVGPVTDLSVWLNKYFGWIPIFGGDGPFGRSVLLGSLVLAIMVLPIVTSLSREVFLQTPTANEEAALALGSTKWEMIRTAVLPYGRPGVIGAVMLGLGRALGETIALALTLSFLYEISFNILENGGNSIAANIAVKFGEADATGRGALIASGLVLFVITLIVNMTARAIIYRRREFTESAA
- a CDS encoding LmeA family phospholipid-binding protein; this encodes MAEAQPAYEERPRRRGRKVLVSLFVLLLVVAGLLVAADRIGVGVAERAIAKQVSDELAKQNARSSTPKVDVAGFPFLTQVAEGKYEHISIALRDVQGSVQGDAVSLPKLDVDARDVRASLDTIRSGRGDVVADRVHGSGTISYDSLAKLLDRPGLKLGEQNGRLAVTAPVDILGAQLTVNGTADVTVSEEGKVALKFNDLDAEGLPALPLARTLLSNYAKGISVDVPLPELPFQLAVREVRPTPDGLAVTADATNVPINSIS
- the pstS gene encoding phosphate ABC transporter substrate-binding protein PstS; this encodes MKLQRHGTIACLALAAVLGLSACGSDNNEPASPSASGSAGATGTEDCGTGTINAQGSSAQKNAMSEWIKAYQQKCSGLTINYEPTGSGAGIEAFIAGTADFAGSDSALKPEEKPKADARCAGGQAVDLPMVTGPIAVAYNLDGVDGLQLKPATIAKIFAGKITKWDDPAIKADNADAKLPSTTISTVHRNDSSGTTDNFTNFLSKTAEADWTFGKAKEWKAPGGTGQKGSDGVTNFVKSTPGAITYTEWSFAENAGVGIAKIQNGAGEFAELTAENAGKAVAGAKVTGQGTDLALSIDYMTKEPGAYPLILVTYEVVCDKGLAADKLKAIKGFLTYTSSTEGQQELTELGYAPLPDSVRTKVADVVSNMS
- a CDS encoding Ms5788A family Cys-rich leader peptide, whose translation is MGTYLTKRRAVDLCRVAACLCRSVI
- a CDS encoding polysaccharide deacetylase family protein — encoded protein: MPAPTTGRVVAVVTLVAVALLGSAYALGRSLVPDPPRRDSGVATAVDGSHYADQPPEPSADDRWKRTSDGPGLPQATQDEAPTAEPPAADGDGPFGSRIGTGSTQVALTFDDGPDPQWTPQVLELLRAYHVRATFCLVGQNAQDHPDLVQQIVADGHTLCNHSWSHDVQLGRRSADRIRDDLQRTSDAIHAAVPDARIAYFRQPGGNWTYPVVSVCQELGLTPLHWSVDPSDWQAPGSMKIINSVLTGTGPGSIVLMHDAGGDRRGTVEALYTLLPELMNRYGLEPLPTGTT
- the mshD gene encoding mycothiol synthase, yielding MSNAEPTADEVTRADRLAPDEVTEVLALARAAGDTDGADPFDEHTLLRLRDPRAAAVHLAARAADGTLSGYAHLDTTDPGGVGVELAVHPAYRRRGTGRALARGVLAAATGPLRAWAHGDHPSAAALAVDLGFGRARVLWQLRRPLTAPLDEPRLPEGVTLRAFRPGADDDAWLALNARAFAEHPEQGRWTAEDLRVRLAEPWFDPEGFLLAVESGSGRLVGFHWTKVHERAGSARIGEVYVLGVDPATHRGGLGRGLTTAGLAYLRDRRALDRVMLYVDESNTAAVALYERLGFARWSAHVNYHLG
- a CDS encoding winged helix-turn-helix transcriptional regulator; the encoded protein is MELLLLVTARAGEPSAVLPALDLLPHPVRTAPRDVRTLVSGPSPDAVLVDARSELSEARATCRMLHATGLGVPLVAVVTEAGLIALNADWGVDDVILAGAGPAEVEARLRLAVGRLSNATAGAGGSVRAGELMIDPDTYAAKLKGRPLDLTYKEFELLKFLAQHPGRVFTRDQLLREVWGYDYFGGTRTVDVHVRRLRAKLGSEYESMIGTVRQVGYKFVVPPSRSLPDAEPAPIPV